A genome region from Nocardia sp. NBC_00565 includes the following:
- a CDS encoding LysR family transcriptional regulator, giving the protein MDSLRQLRYFVAVAEELHFGRAAERLGIAQPPLSQRIRKLEQDLGARLFDRDSRRVELTEAGQILLAEARDLLARWDRAQRLVGKAHRGEIDALRVGVPPELAGRMLAAILTAFESRDIRVDLQELTTAEQIRLLADGQLDAGLLQHPVDVVGLELGPEVHTPLGVVLPRDSPLATRSALALADLAGLGLVIFPRAAAPGLYDATLRTCWEHGFRPTRVQHARNPEFVLGMVLSGRGVAFDQGMVAQKEPRVVWRPLTDALSWRLSLAWPAAAPHPLVRELAELIVTVIQGDGASRPAPAQEVAQRPWNVVFGRS; this is encoded by the coding sequence GTGGACTCCTTGCGGCAGCTGCGGTACTTCGTCGCCGTGGCCGAAGAACTGCATTTCGGCCGGGCCGCCGAACGGCTCGGCATCGCGCAGCCGCCGCTGAGCCAGCGCATCCGCAAGCTCGAGCAGGATCTCGGCGCTCGGCTCTTCGATCGCGACAGCAGGCGCGTCGAACTCACCGAGGCGGGCCAGATCCTGCTGGCCGAAGCCCGCGATCTGCTCGCCCGGTGGGATCGGGCGCAACGGCTGGTCGGTAAGGCGCATCGGGGTGAGATCGATGCGCTACGAGTCGGGGTTCCGCCCGAGCTGGCGGGGCGGATGCTCGCGGCGATCCTCACCGCGTTCGAAAGTCGTGATATCCGTGTCGATCTGCAGGAACTGACCACCGCCGAGCAGATCCGGCTGCTCGCCGACGGTCAGCTCGATGCCGGACTGCTCCAGCATCCGGTCGATGTGGTCGGTCTCGAGCTGGGACCCGAGGTGCACACGCCGCTCGGTGTGGTGCTGCCGCGCGATTCGCCGCTGGCGACGCGCTCCGCGCTCGCCCTCGCCGACCTGGCCGGGCTGGGTCTGGTGATCTTTCCGCGGGCCGCCGCGCCCGGGCTCTATGACGCGACGCTGCGCACCTGCTGGGAGCACGGCTTCCGGCCGACCCGCGTCCAGCACGCGCGCAATCCCGAATTCGTGCTCGGCATGGTGCTTTCCGGCCGTGGCGTCGCCTTCGACCAGGGCATGGTGGCGCAGAAGGAACCGCGCGTCGTCTGGCGCCCGCTGACCGACGCGTTGAGCTGGCGGCTCTCGCTGGCCTGGCCCGCGGCGGCACCACATCCACTGGTGCGCGAGCTCGCCGAGCTGATCGTGACGGTGATCCAGGGCGACGGCGCGTCGCGGCCCGCGCCCGCTCAGGAGGTGGCGCAGCGACCGTGGAATGTCGTCTTCGGCAGATCGTGA
- a CDS encoding serine hydrolase, with amino-acid sequence MEEIFGKVGVRGWVHARCFDCAGDAGSGADEPVVLASVVKVPLVLEFARQVVAGQLDPTDRVRATAPDRLGGVGTAGCLDDVEFSLRDAAFFALSLSDNTAADLLFDRVGLDNVRSLVRELGLVDTRIVGSPSYIVQTMAEDIGASDTAEFARRFPTSSVSEVLGTRAMDPLRTTGSTARDMTLLLTLLGQDRAGAAEACRWVRELMAQQVNWHRLAAAFAPEVTVWGKTGSLPSIRNEIGVVEYPGGSRYAVAVFTRADTLVQRLPEVDHAIGEAARQAIHRIDHDLPKTTFHGRCATS; translated from the coding sequence GTGGAGGAGATCTTCGGTAAGGTCGGCGTGCGCGGTTGGGTGCACGCTCGATGTTTCGACTGTGCCGGTGACGCGGGGTCGGGCGCGGACGAACCGGTGGTGCTGGCCTCGGTGGTGAAGGTGCCGCTGGTGCTGGAATTCGCCCGTCAGGTCGTCGCGGGCCAGCTCGACCCGACGGATCGGGTGCGGGCCACTGCGCCGGACCGGCTCGGCGGCGTCGGGACGGCGGGCTGTCTGGACGATGTCGAATTCAGCCTGCGCGATGCCGCGTTCTTCGCACTGTCGTTGAGCGATAACACCGCCGCCGACCTGCTGTTCGATCGCGTCGGCCTGGACAATGTGCGCTCGCTGGTCCGTGAATTGGGCCTCGTCGATACTCGGATCGTCGGATCGCCCAGCTACATCGTCCAGACGATGGCCGAGGATATCGGCGCATCCGATACGGCCGAATTCGCGCGCCGCTTCCCGACTTCGAGCGTATCGGAGGTGCTCGGCACCCGCGCCATGGATCCGCTGCGCACGACCGGCAGCACGGCGCGCGATATGACCCTTCTGCTCACCCTGCTCGGCCAGGATCGCGCGGGTGCCGCCGAGGCCTGTCGCTGGGTGCGTGAACTCATGGCGCAGCAGGTCAATTGGCACCGGCTCGCCGCCGCCTTCGCGCCGGAGGTGACGGTGTGGGGGAAGACCGGATCACTGCCCTCGATCCGCAACGAGATCGGCGTTGTCGAGTACCCCGGCGGAAGTCGTTATGCCGTCGCGGTTTTCACCAGGGCCGATACGCTCGTCCAGCGGCTGCCCGAAGTGGATCACGCGATCGGCGAGGCCGCGCGGCAGGCGATCCACCGCATCGATCACGATCTGCCGAAGACGACATTCCACGGTCGCTGCGCCACCTCCTGA
- a CDS encoding GyrI-like domain-containing protein, giving the protein MKIDLAKSDKHYYDATPHPELRIFDAYDYLTATGSGAPGGEAYTDAVQTLYRTAYGAKKLAEADGHDFVVPKLEGLWWVNSDAPPLTVPREQWHWKLMIRMPEVVTAEMVSGAQFERLTEGAAIQVMHIGPYATEPETLARMDAFMSAEGLAMNGRHHEIYLSDPRKSPAANTRTILRHPVTRT; this is encoded by the coding sequence ATGAAAATCGATTTGGCCAAGAGCGACAAGCACTACTACGACGCCACCCCGCACCCGGAACTGCGCATCTTCGACGCCTACGACTACCTGACCGCCACCGGCTCCGGCGCGCCCGGCGGCGAGGCGTACACGGATGCGGTGCAGACGCTGTATCGCACCGCCTACGGCGCGAAGAAGCTCGCCGAGGCGGACGGACACGATTTCGTGGTACCGAAGCTGGAGGGCCTGTGGTGGGTGAATTCCGACGCGCCGCCGCTGACGGTGCCGCGTGAGCAGTGGCACTGGAAACTGATGATCCGGATGCCGGAGGTGGTCACCGCGGAGATGGTGTCCGGCGCGCAGTTCGAGCGACTGACCGAGGGCGCGGCGATCCAGGTCATGCACATCGGACCGTATGCGACCGAACCGGAGACACTGGCCCGCATGGACGCGTTCATGTCCGCCGAGGGGTTGGCCATGAACGGCCGCCATCACGAGATCTATCTCTCGGATCCGCGCAAATCCCCCGCCGCGAACACCCGCACCATCCTGCGCCATCCAGTAACCCGGACATAG
- the mca gene encoding mycothiol conjugate amidase Mca, whose translation MSGFRLMAVHAHPDDESSKGAATAARYADEGHDVLVVTLTGGERGSILNPAMDTPGVLERIEEIRREEMDAAAAALGVRQTWLGFVDSGLPEGDPPPPLPEGCFALVPLDEAVEALVRVVREFKPHVMTTYDENGGYPHPDHIRCHEVSMAAFEAAGDPERFPDAGEPWQPLKIYYDHGFTMARLDVFSAEYERLGEPFPLKEWLDRMRSYRQGRADGISRVTTQIDCAKYFPQRDDALRAHATQIDPNGVFFAIPMELQQRLWPTEEFELAESRVETTLPETDLFAGIGEEHR comes from the coding sequence GTGAGCGGGTTTCGGCTCATGGCGGTTCATGCGCACCCCGACGACGAATCCAGCAAGGGTGCCGCGACAGCCGCACGCTATGCCGACGAGGGCCACGACGTCCTCGTCGTGACGCTGACCGGCGGCGAACGCGGCAGCATCCTCAATCCCGCGATGGACACCCCCGGGGTGCTGGAGCGGATCGAGGAGATCCGCCGCGAGGAGATGGACGCCGCGGCCGCCGCGCTCGGTGTGCGACAGACCTGGCTCGGTTTCGTCGATTCCGGCCTACCCGAGGGCGATCCGCCGCCGCCGCTACCCGAGGGCTGCTTCGCGTTGGTCCCGTTGGATGAGGCCGTCGAGGCGCTGGTCCGCGTGGTGCGCGAATTCAAGCCGCACGTGATGACCACCTACGACGAGAACGGCGGCTACCCGCATCCCGACCATATCCGCTGCCACGAGGTATCGATGGCCGCGTTCGAGGCGGCGGGCGATCCGGAGCGCTTCCCGGACGCGGGCGAGCCGTGGCAGCCCCTGAAGATCTATTACGACCACGGTTTCACCATGGCCCGCCTGGATGTCTTCAGCGCGGAATACGAGCGGCTCGGCGAGCCGTTCCCGCTCAAGGAGTGGCTCGACCGGATGCGGAGCTACCGCCAGGGCCGCGCCGACGGGATAAGCCGGGTGACCACACAGATCGACTGCGCCAAGTACTTCCCGCAGCGTGACGACGCCCTGCGCGCGCACGCCACGCAGATCGATCCGAACGGCGTGTTCTTCGCGATTCCGATGGAGCTGCAGCAGCGGCTGTGGCCGACCGAGGAGTTCGAACTGGCCGAGTCCAGGGTCGAGACCACGCTCCCGGAGACCGACCTGTTCGCCGGTATCGGGGAAGAGCACCGGTGA
- a CDS encoding DUF4307 domain-containing protein, whose translation MTETPGTAPVDRRADRYGTTPRPTRRWIPLALGAVVLAAGLGVAYIGFQKYGPHDIDAEQLGYTVVDDSTMSVHLKVTRKDPQHPVVCFVRAMARDGSELGRREVLIEPSNSGTIELTTTVRASARPVSSSIYGCSADVPKYLRAG comes from the coding sequence ATGACCGAAACCCCCGGTACCGCGCCCGTCGACCGACGTGCCGACCGGTACGGGACCACGCCACGCCCGACACGCCGCTGGATTCCGCTGGCACTCGGCGCGGTCGTGCTGGCGGCGGGACTCGGGGTCGCCTACATCGGCTTCCAGAAGTACGGCCCGCACGATATCGACGCCGAACAGCTCGGCTATACCGTCGTCGACGACTCCACGATGTCGGTCCACCTCAAGGTCACCCGCAAAGATCCCCAGCACCCGGTGGTGTGTTTCGTGCGCGCCATGGCCAGGGATGGATCCGAATTGGGCCGCCGCGAGGTGCTGATCGAACCGTCCAACAGCGGCACCATCGAGCTGACCACCACCGTCCGTGCCTCCGCCCGCCCCGTCTCCAGCAGCATTTACGGCTGCAGTGCCGACGTCCCGAAGTACCTGCGGGCGGGCTGA
- the greA gene encoding transcription elongation factor GreA, whose product MTETQVTWLTPESHDRLKGELDALIANRPVIAAEINERREEGDLKENGGYHAAREEQGQQEARIRQLQELLNNAKVGVAPTKSGVALPGSVVKVYYDGDESDTETFLIATREEGLSDSKLETYSPASPLGRALIDAKVGDTREYTLPNGKTMKVTLVSAEPYHS is encoded by the coding sequence ATGACTGAGACGCAAGTGACTTGGCTGACCCCGGAGTCGCACGACAGGCTCAAGGGTGAACTCGACGCGCTCATCGCCAATCGTCCGGTCATCGCTGCCGAGATCAACGAACGCCGCGAAGAGGGCGACCTCAAGGAAAACGGCGGATACCACGCCGCGCGTGAAGAGCAGGGTCAGCAGGAGGCGCGCATCCGGCAACTCCAGGAGCTGCTGAACAACGCCAAGGTCGGCGTCGCACCCACCAAGTCCGGCGTCGCACTGCCGGGTTCGGTCGTCAAGGTCTACTACGACGGCGACGAGTCCGATACCGAGACCTTCCTTATCGCGACCCGCGAAGAAGGCCTGAGTGATTCGAAGCTCGAGACCTACTCGCCCGCGTCCCCACTGGGTCGCGCGCTGATCGACGCCAAGGTCGGCGACACCCGTGAGTACACGCTGCCCAACGGCAAGACCATGAAGGTCACGCTGGTCAGCGCGGAGCCCTACCACAGCTGA
- a CDS encoding cystathionine gamma-synthase, with the protein MSELGFSTRAVHAGYDPEARTGAVNVPIYASSTFAQDGVGGLRDGYEYGRTGNPTRTALEANLAALESGRYGRAFASGMAATDCALRATLRPGDHIVIPDDAYGGTFRLIDKVFSQWGIEHSPAHVFNVDEMRAAIRPNTKLIWIETPTNPLLSIGDIPALAEVAHSVGAKLVVDNTFATPYLQQPLLLGADIVTHSTTKYLGGHSDVVGGALITNDPELDAAFAFLQNGAGAVPGPFDAFLTLRGTKTLAVRMDRHCDNAETIAEFLTRHPAISQVIYPGLAEHPGHLIADKQMKRFGGMISVRLHGGRAAAHDFCSRTKIFTLAESLGGVESLIEHPAAMTHASTAGSQLEVPDDLVRLSVGIEDVSDLLTDVEQALAE; encoded by the coding sequence ATGAGTGAGCTGGGATTCTCCACCAGAGCCGTGCACGCCGGATATGACCCCGAAGCACGGACCGGTGCGGTGAACGTGCCCATCTACGCGAGTTCGACGTTCGCCCAGGACGGAGTGGGCGGGTTGCGCGACGGCTACGAATACGGCCGCACCGGCAACCCGACCAGGACCGCGCTGGAAGCGAACCTCGCCGCGCTCGAATCGGGCCGCTACGGACGGGCATTCGCCTCCGGCATGGCCGCCACCGACTGTGCGCTGCGTGCGACGCTGCGCCCGGGTGACCACATCGTCATCCCGGACGACGCCTACGGCGGCACCTTCCGGCTGATCGACAAGGTCTTCAGCCAGTGGGGCATCGAACACTCGCCCGCACATGTGTTCAACGTCGACGAGATGCGTGCCGCGATCCGGCCCAACACCAAGCTGATCTGGATCGAAACCCCGACCAACCCGCTGCTGAGCATCGGCGACATTCCGGCGCTCGCCGAAGTGGCGCACAGCGTCGGCGCGAAGCTGGTGGTGGATAACACCTTTGCTACGCCGTACCTGCAGCAGCCGCTGCTGCTCGGCGCCGATATCGTCACGCATTCGACCACCAAGTATCTGGGCGGGCATTCCGATGTCGTCGGCGGCGCGTTGATCACCAACGATCCGGAACTCGACGCCGCGTTCGCCTTCCTGCAGAACGGTGCGGGCGCGGTCCCCGGCCCGTTCGACGCCTTCCTCACCCTGCGCGGCACCAAAACCCTCGCGGTGCGGATGGACCGGCACTGCGACAATGCCGAGACCATCGCCGAATTCCTGACCAGGCATCCGGCGATCTCGCAGGTCATCTACCCCGGCCTCGCCGAACATCCGGGTCACCTCATCGCCGACAAGCAGATGAAGCGCTTCGGCGGCATGATCTCGGTGCGCCTGCACGGCGGTCGGGCCGCTGCGCACGACTTCTGCTCGCGCACCAAGATCTTCACCCTCGCCGAATCGCTCGGCGGCGTGGAATCGCTGATCGAGCATCCGGCCGCGATGACACACGCCTCCACCGCGGGTTCGCAGCTGGAGGTACCCGACGATCTGGTCCGGCTCTCGGTCGGCATCGAGGATGTCAGCGACCTGCTCACCGACGTCGAGCAAGCACTCGCCGAGTAG
- a CDS encoding acyl-CoA dehydrogenase family protein: protein MLSVDELFGIDALLTEDEREIRDTVRTFANQRLRPHIADWFEAGTFPAREIAPELGKVGLLGMHLEGYGCAGMSATAYGLACQELEAVDSGVRSMVSVQGSLAMTAIHKYGSEEQKQRWLPEMAAGRALGCFGLTEPDFGSNPGGMRTRAKRDGTDWVLNGSKMWITNGSVADIAVVWAQTEDEGKQVVRGFLVPAGTPGFTAREMHRKLSLRASVTAELDFDDVRLPADAVLPESRGLKSPLACLSEARFGIIFGALGAARDCLVATIEYARTREVFDKPLAAYQLTQAKLADMALEYGKGELLALRIGRLKDSGEVLAEQISAGKLNSTREAIAIARECRTILGANGITLDYPVLRHANNLESVLTYEGTAEVHQLVLGKALTDANAFR from the coding sequence ATGCTCAGCGTTGATGAACTGTTCGGGATCGATGCCCTGCTGACCGAGGACGAGCGCGAGATCCGCGACACCGTCCGCACGTTCGCGAACCAACGGTTGCGGCCGCATATCGCGGATTGGTTCGAGGCGGGCACCTTCCCGGCGCGCGAGATCGCCCCGGAGCTCGGCAAGGTCGGACTGCTCGGAATGCATCTGGAGGGCTACGGATGCGCGGGCATGTCGGCGACCGCCTACGGCCTGGCCTGCCAGGAGCTCGAGGCGGTCGATTCGGGGGTGCGCAGCATGGTCTCGGTGCAGGGCTCGCTCGCCATGACCGCGATCCACAAATACGGCTCCGAGGAGCAGAAGCAGCGGTGGCTGCCCGAGATGGCGGCGGGCCGCGCGCTCGGCTGTTTCGGACTCACCGAACCGGACTTCGGCTCCAACCCCGGCGGTATGCGGACCCGCGCCAAGCGCGACGGCACGGACTGGGTGCTCAACGGTTCGAAGATGTGGATCACCAATGGGTCGGTGGCCGATATCGCCGTGGTGTGGGCCCAGACCGAGGACGAGGGCAAGCAGGTGGTGCGCGGCTTCCTGGTGCCCGCGGGTACGCCTGGTTTCACCGCCCGTGAGATGCATCGCAAGCTCTCGTTGCGGGCGTCGGTGACCGCGGAGCTGGACTTCGACGATGTGCGGCTGCCCGCCGACGCCGTGCTACCGGAGTCGCGCGGGCTGAAGTCGCCGCTGGCCTGCCTGAGCGAGGCGCGCTTCGGCATCATCTTCGGCGCGCTCGGCGCGGCGCGTGACTGTCTGGTCGCGACCATCGAATACGCGCGGACCAGGGAGGTCTTCGACAAGCCGCTGGCCGCCTACCAGCTGACCCAGGCGAAATTGGCCGATATGGCGCTCGAATACGGCAAGGGCGAGCTGCTCGCGCTGCGGATCGGCCGGCTGAAGGATAGCGGTGAGGTGCTCGCGGAGCAGATCAGCGCGGGCAAGCTGAACAGCACCAGGGAGGCGATTGCGATCGCCCGGGAGTGCCGGACCATCCTCGGCGCGAACGGCATCACCCTGGACTACCCGGTGCTGCGGCATGCGAACAATCTCGAGTCGGTGCTCACGTATGAGGGCACGGCGGAGGTGCATCAGCTGGTGCTCGGAAAGGCGCTCACCGACGCGAACGCATTTCGTTGA
- a CDS encoding RNA-guided endonuclease InsQ/TnpB family protein has protein sequence MQLRYRYRLYPTSGQTSALAQAFGCARVVYNDALTAREQARAEGVRVTDAQLSKALTEAKRTPERVWLNTVSAVVLQQALADLATAYRNFFASVTGKRKGAKIHPPRYRSRRDNRQSIRFTANARWSITGGGKLRLPKIGDVNVAWSRELPSEPSSVTVIKDVSGRYYASFVVEVEAVPLPECDTEVGIDLGLDTFAVLSNGKTVSNPRFLRHAERRLKKAQRALSRKQKGSSNRAKARVRVAKAHAKVRDTRADWAHKHSTAIIGENQAVYVEDLCVKGLARTRLAKSVHDAGWGLFTRLLQEKANRYGRYFGKVDRFFPSSQLCSVCGAVDGKKPLHVRAWTCGCGAVHDRDVNAANNILAAGRAERLNACGVQVRPGSGRAQRVEAGTHPERRKALVGIPDL, from the coding sequence GTGCAGCTCCGTTACCGGTACCGCCTCTACCCGACATCCGGGCAGACCTCGGCACTGGCGCAAGCGTTCGGTTGCGCTCGAGTCGTCTACAACGACGCCCTCACCGCGCGTGAACAAGCACGCGCGGAAGGCGTGCGCGTCACCGACGCGCAACTGTCGAAAGCGCTGACAGAGGCGAAGAGAACCCCCGAACGAGTGTGGCTCAATACGGTGTCGGCGGTTGTGCTCCAGCAGGCGCTCGCCGACCTGGCGACCGCGTACCGGAACTTTTTCGCCTCGGTGACCGGGAAGCGGAAAGGGGCGAAGATCCACCCGCCCCGGTACCGGTCTCGCCGCGACAACCGTCAATCGATCCGGTTCACGGCGAACGCGCGGTGGAGTATCACCGGCGGCGGGAAACTGCGACTTCCGAAGATCGGAGACGTGAATGTTGCCTGGTCGCGGGAACTTCCGTCGGAGCCGTCGTCGGTCACCGTCATAAAGGATGTTAGCGGCCGGTACTACGCAAGCTTCGTCGTCGAGGTCGAGGCGGTGCCGCTGCCGGAGTGCGACACCGAGGTCGGCATCGACCTCGGCCTCGACACGTTCGCTGTCCTGAGCAACGGTAAAACGGTCAGTAACCCGAGGTTCCTGCGTCACGCCGAACGCCGACTGAAGAAGGCGCAACGCGCGCTGTCGAGGAAACAGAAGGGCAGCAGTAACCGAGCGAAGGCTCGGGTCCGGGTCGCGAAGGCCCACGCGAAAGTACGTGACACCCGCGCTGATTGGGCGCACAAGCATTCCACGGCGATCATCGGCGAGAACCAAGCGGTGTACGTCGAGGACCTGTGTGTCAAAGGCTTGGCGCGGACCCGGCTGGCGAAGTCGGTGCACGACGCTGGTTGGGGGCTGTTCACGCGCCTTCTGCAGGAGAAGGCGAACCGGTATGGCAGGTATTTCGGGAAGGTGGACCGGTTCTTCCCGTCATCACAGTTGTGCTCGGTGTGCGGCGCTGTCGACGGGAAGAAGCCACTCCACGTGCGTGCCTGGACCTGTGGTTGCGGCGCGGTCCATGACCGGGACGTGAACGCCGCCAACAACATTCTCGCCGCCGGACGGGCGGAGAGATTAAACGCTTGTGGAGTGCAGGTAAGACCGGGCTCCGGCCGGGCGCAGCGCGTTGAAGCAGGAACCCACCCAGAGCGCCGCAAGGCGCTGGTAGGAATCCCTGACCTTTAG
- a CDS encoding DUF4254 domain-containing protein — MFVRNRAPIIEGVTILPDQRELVSTFGGQPPDPDQDHPLLPLARELAELHRQRHRDPLATAGIDCRRAELVTAIDNWVSTRVPRRQSTAHIRDESIGATVDRMAAAHAHASHLLHTAEKVADDRVHAAWYRLALLVDHWTDLITGSAHNDSRARQSA, encoded by the coding sequence ATGTTCGTGCGTAACCGCGCGCCGATTATCGAGGGCGTCACAATCCTGCCCGACCAGCGCGAGTTGGTCAGTACGTTCGGTGGGCAACCACCCGACCCGGACCAGGACCATCCCCTGCTGCCCTTGGCGCGCGAACTCGCCGAACTGCACCGGCAACGCCATCGGGACCCTTTGGCGACCGCCGGAATCGATTGCCGCCGAGCCGAACTCGTCACAGCCATCGACAACTGGGTGAGCACCCGGGTGCCGCGTCGGCAATCCACCGCGCACATCCGCGACGAATCGATCGGCGCGACCGTGGATCGCATGGCCGCCGCCCACGCGCACGCCAGTCACCTGCTGCACACCGCCGAAAAGGTCGCCGACGACCGGGTGCACGCGGCCTGGTATCGCCTCGCCCTACTCGTCGACCATTGGACCGACCTGATAACCGGTTCCGCGCACAACGATTCGCGAGCCCGGCAGTCGGCGTAG
- a CDS encoding cystathionine beta-synthase: MRIADHVVDLIGNTPLVRLNSVVGPNAGVVAAKIEYLNPGGSSKDRIAVKMIDAAEVSGELRPGGTIVEPTSGNTGVGLALVAQQRGYKCVFVCPDKVSEDKRNVLRAYGAEVVVCPTAVPPDHPDSYYSVSDRLVREINGAWKPDQYSNPGGPDSHYETTGPEIWRDTDGKVTHFVAGVGTGGTITGTGRYLKEVSGGKVKIVGADPEGSVYSGGTGRPYLVEGVGEDFWPSAYDPAVPDEIIAVSDADSFDMTRRLAREEGLLVGGSCGMAVVAAIEVARRDPDALVVVLLPDGGRGYLSKIFNDQWMSSYGFLRERLDGSTAEPLVGDVLRGKSGALPDLVHTHPSETLRDAIEILREYGVSQMPVVGAEPPVMAGEVAGSVTERDLLSAVFEGRAHLTDSVAQHMSPSFPLIGSGEPISSATKALSDTDALMVVEDGKPVGVITRHDLLGFLSTGSI, translated from the coding sequence ATGCGCATCGCGGATCACGTCGTTGACCTCATCGGCAATACGCCGCTGGTTCGGTTGAACTCGGTGGTGGGGCCCAACGCCGGCGTCGTTGCGGCCAAGATCGAGTACCTGAATCCGGGCGGTAGCTCGAAGGATCGCATTGCCGTGAAGATGATCGACGCGGCGGAGGTCTCCGGCGAGTTGCGGCCCGGCGGCACCATCGTCGAGCCGACCTCCGGTAATACCGGTGTCGGGCTCGCGCTCGTCGCGCAGCAGCGCGGCTACAAATGCGTGTTCGTCTGCCCGGACAAGGTCAGCGAGGACAAGCGCAACGTGCTGCGCGCGTACGGCGCCGAGGTCGTGGTGTGCCCGACCGCGGTGCCCCCGGATCATCCGGACAGCTACTACAGCGTCTCCGACCGCCTGGTCCGCGAGATCAACGGCGCGTGGAAGCCGGACCAGTACTCCAACCCCGGCGGCCCGGACAGCCACTATGAGACCACCGGCCCGGAGATCTGGCGCGATACCGACGGCAAGGTCACCCACTTCGTGGCGGGCGTCGGCACCGGCGGCACCATCACCGGCACCGGCCGGTACCTGAAAGAGGTTTCCGGCGGCAAGGTCAAGATCGTCGGCGCCGATCCCGAGGGTTCGGTCTACTCCGGCGGCACCGGTCGGCCGTATCTGGTCGAGGGCGTCGGCGAGGACTTCTGGCCCTCCGCCTATGACCCGGCCGTTCCGGACGAGATCATCGCCGTCTCCGACGCCGACTCCTTCGATATGACCCGCAGGCTCGCGCGCGAGGAGGGCCTGCTGGTCGGCGGCTCGTGCGGTATGGCGGTCGTCGCGGCGATCGAGGTCGCGCGCCGCGATCCCGACGCGCTCGTGGTCGTGCTGCTACCCGACGGCGGCCGCGGCTACCTGTCCAAGATCTTCAACGACCAGTGGATGAGCTCCTACGGCTTCCTGCGCGAACGCCTCGACGGCAGTACCGCGGAGCCACTGGTCGGTGACGTGTTGCGCGGCAAGTCGGGTGCGCTGCCCGATCTGGTGCACACCCATCCGTCGGAGACTCTGCGCGATGCGATCGAGATCCTGCGCGAGTACGGGGTTTCGCAGATGCCGGTCGTCGGCGCCGAACCGCCGGTGATGGCTGGCGAGGTCGCGGGCAGCGTCACCGAACGCGATCTGCTGTCGGCCGTCTTCGAAGGACGTGCGCATCTGACGGATTCGGTGGCCCAGCACATGAGCCCGTCGTTCCCGCTGATCGGTTCGGGTGAACCCATCTCATCGGCGACCAAGGCACTGTCGGACACCGACGCGTTGATGGTGGTCGAGGACGGCAAGCCGGTCGGCGTCATCACCCGCCACGATCTCCTCGGCTTCCTGAGCACCGGCAGTATCTGA
- a CDS encoding SGNH/GDSL hydrolase family protein produces MTGAATVLAGSSAGTASWAAYRILMAQAGIARGVIGRDTAKPPEADGIYTAGCVAPEPWRSGKPVDVHLMIFGDSTAAGVGCVSAEEVPGVRIARGLAETTGMRIRLSTKAISGATSKGLAGQVDAMFVAGPPPDAAVIFVGANDITKKHSVTASARRLGATVARLQLAGSVVVVGTCPDLGTVAVIPQPLRTIVHNWSVRLAKAQLGVTAAAGGNPVPLGDLGPEFLTAPGRMFADDGFHPSADGYALAAGKILPVLVTALAERRSETPQARSAERRGITARLRGLIESPGWRPRRPADSVHIEVPVQN; encoded by the coding sequence ATGACCGGTGCAGCGACCGTGCTGGCCGGGTCCAGTGCGGGCACCGCGTCGTGGGCGGCATATCGAATTCTCATGGCACAGGCGGGCATCGCGCGCGGCGTCATCGGTCGCGATACCGCCAAACCGCCGGAGGCGGACGGCATTTACACAGCGGGCTGCGTCGCGCCCGAACCCTGGCGATCCGGCAAGCCGGTCGATGTGCACCTGATGATCTTCGGCGACTCCACCGCCGCCGGCGTGGGCTGCGTGAGCGCTGAGGAGGTGCCGGGCGTGCGTATCGCGCGCGGGCTGGCCGAAACCACGGGTATGCGGATCAGGTTGAGCACCAAGGCGATTTCCGGCGCGACCTCCAAGGGCCTGGCCGGTCAGGTGGACGCGATGTTCGTCGCGGGACCGCCGCCGGACGCCGCGGTGATCTTCGTCGGGGCCAATGACATCACCAAGAAGCATTCCGTCACCGCGTCGGCGCGCAGGTTGGGCGCCACGGTGGCCCGGCTGCAGTTGGCCGGCAGTGTTGTCGTGGTCGGCACCTGCCCGGATCTGGGCACTGTCGCCGTGATTCCGCAGCCGCTGCGCACCATCGTGCACAACTGGAGCGTACGACTGGCCAAGGCGCAACTCGGGGTGACCGCGGCGGCGGGCGGAAATCCGGTGCCGCTCGGCGATCTCGGCCCGGAATTCCTCACCGCGCCCGGTCGCATGTTCGCCGACGACGGCTTCCATCCCTCCGCCGACGGCTATGCGTTGGCGGCGGGGAAAATCCTGCCCGTCCTGGTTACCGCACTCGCAGAGCGGCGTTCCGAAACGCCGCAAGCCCGCTCGGCCGAACGTCGCGGTATTACCGCTCGGCTGCGCGGACTCATCGAATCACCGGGGTGGCGACCGCGCCGCCCGGCGGATTCGGTACACATAGAAGTGCCAGTACAAAACTGA